A stretch of bacterium BMS3Abin08 DNA encodes these proteins:
- a CDS encoding 5,6-dimethylbenzimidazole synthase produces the protein MIKELIKKNRSVRRFYEEYLVSLETLEGLVDLARLSPSAGNLQPLKYILSNTPERNEKILSSLSWAAYLKDWPGPEKGERPSAYLVILGDREISKNFLCDHGIAVQSILLGAREQGLGGCVIGSINRKRLSELLHIPGRFEILLVTALGKPREEVLLEEVREGGSIRYWRDDRGVHHVPKRRLRDIIIDLP, from the coding sequence ATGATCAAAGAGCTGATTAAAAAGAACCGGAGTGTCCGCCGGTTTTATGAGGAGTACCTGGTTTCCCTCGAAACCCTTGAGGGGCTCGTTGACCTGGCAAGGCTCTCACCCTCTGCCGGCAACCTGCAACCCCTGAAGTACATCCTCTCAAATACTCCGGAAAGAAACGAAAAGATCCTCTCCAGCCTGTCATGGGCAGCATATCTTAAGGACTGGCCGGGACCGGAAAAGGGTGAGCGGCCGTCAGCCTATCTCGTCATCCTCGGCGACAGGGAAATCAGTAAAAACTTCCTTTGTGACCACGGCATCGCTGTACAGAGCATACTCCTTGGAGCACGTGAACAGGGCCTTGGAGGCTGCGTCATCGGTTCAATAAACAGGAAGAGGCTCTCAGAACTTCTCCATATACCCGGGAGGTTTGAGATCCTTCTCGTGACCGCCCTTGGGAAACCCAGGGAAGAGGTGCTGTTAGAGGAGGTCCGGGAAGGAGGAAGCATAAGATACTGGCGTGACGACAGGGGTGTCCACCATGTACCAAAAAGAAGGCTTCGGGATATTATCATTGATCTTCCGTAA
- the asrB gene encoding anaerobic sulfite reductase subunit B — protein MKAQRKKKSGGNIYIPFPGRVEKIFKKTGDVNLYRLKTANPISYSPGQFFMVSLWGVGEVPISIASLQERKDTIEFCIRKAGFVTGAIHSLKEDETLWLRGPYGNGFSTDSVRGRDVVVVAGGIGIVPLRPIIQWLIKNRTDVKSVTLLCGSRTPDDVVFADEVEEWRKGGIKVVVTVDRGRSGWTGNVGLVTTLWPEARVDYKESVAFICGPEIMIRAAMQDLFFFGMPDESIVTTLEAHMKCGIGKCGHCYASEKYVCSDGPVFTFKEIKEFALLEGYNT, from the coding sequence ATGAAGGCTCAGAGGAAGAAAAAATCCGGCGGGAATATATATATCCCCTTTCCCGGAAGGGTAGAGAAGATCTTCAAGAAGACGGGTGACGTCAATCTATACAGGCTAAAGACGGCAAACCCCATCTCATACAGTCCGGGACAGTTCTTCATGGTCTCCCTTTGGGGGGTCGGTGAGGTACCTATATCCATAGCCTCCCTTCAGGAAAGAAAAGACACCATAGAGTTCTGCATCAGGAAGGCAGGATTCGTTACCGGCGCAATTCATTCCCTGAAAGAGGATGAAACACTCTGGCTGCGCGGCCCCTATGGAAACGGGTTCTCTACCGATTCTGTCCGGGGAAGGGATGTGGTGGTGGTTGCCGGAGGTATAGGCATCGTTCCTCTCAGACCCATAATTCAGTGGCTCATAAAGAATAGGACGGATGTCAAGTCCGTAACACTGCTTTGCGGTTCAAGAACGCCTGATGATGTTGTTTTCGCTGACGAGGTGGAAGAATGGAGGAAGGGGGGCATAAAGGTGGTCGTCACCGTTGACAGGGGAAGGAGTGGCTGGACGGGCAATGTCGGACTTGTTACAACCCTCTGGCCTGAGGCCCGTGTCGACTATAAAGAGTCGGTGGCATTTATATGCGGTCCTGAAATAATGATACGGGCTGCAATGCAGGACCTCTTTTTCTTCGGTATGCCCGATGAGAGTATCGTAACCACACTTGAGGCCCATATGAAGTGCGGCATCGGCAAATGCGGACACTGTTATGCATCAGAAAAGTATGTCTGTTCAGATGGACCGGTCTTTACCTTCAAGGAGATTAAGGAGTTCGCCCTCCTTGAGGGCTACAACACGTAG